One Brassica napus cultivar Da-Ae chromosome A5, Da-Ae, whole genome shotgun sequence DNA window includes the following coding sequences:
- the LOC106451033 gene encoding type I inositol polyphosphate 5-phosphatase 8: MGKILKSKSSWPRTVVRKWLNLRSGAYEFHSDYPVKGKMEPTQSRRKSCSDGDYYKIMPEKFPGLLGQGNGDLKQSTGEQHVTRVDDKLDLKMFVGTWNVGGKSPHDGLDLKDWLQSPADADIYVLGFQEIVPLNAGNVLGAEDNGPVAKWLSLIREALNNNNHNLSQNDLQLSKNHRTSFELTKSSQQPRLSFSSISDDNPVSCNSTTPQGYSLAASKQMVGIFLCVWVRDDLRKRITNLKVSCVGRGIMGYLGNKGSISISMSVHETSLCFVCTHLTSGEKEGDEVRRNLDVTEILKRTRFSRSSKDSRPETIMDHDKVIWLGDLNYRLRASSDVHEQLNNNDWEALLEKDQLKIEQRAGRVFQGWEEGRIYFAPTYKYLINSDNYVAQTEKSKEKRRTPAWCDRILWKGDGMKQIWYTRGESRFSDHRPVQSLFSVHIDLTLNQSNRKTKPNNQNHRPNPVLPYTCHGKVQAEEILLLTRAQSCIDTQPRLISSVS; encoded by the exons ATGGGGAAGATTTTAAAATCTAAG TCTTCTTGGCCAAGAACCGTCGTTAGGAAGTGGCTAAACTTACGTAGCGGCGCTTACGAGTTTCACTCCGATTACCCAGTCAAAG GGAAGATGGAGCCAACTCAGTCGAGGAGAAAAAGTTGCTCCGACGGTGATTACTACAAGATCATGCCGGAGAAGTTTCCAG gTTTGCTGGGACAAGGAAATGGGGATTTAAAACAATCAACCGGTGAACAGCATGTGACACGTGTCGATGACAAACTTGATCTcaa AATGTTCGTCGGGACATGGAACGTGGGAGGGAAGTCGCCACATGATGGATTAGACTTAAAAGATTGGCTTCAATCTCCCGCAGATGCCGACATTTACGTGCTAGG gtTTCAAGAAATCGTCCCGCTAAATGCTGGTAACGTACTAGGAGCCGAGGATAATGGTCCTGTGGCCAAGTGGCTGTCTCTTATCCGAGAAGCCTTGAACAATAACAACCACAACTTATCACAAAATGACCTCCAACTTTCTAAAAACCACAGAACCTCCTTCGAACTTACGAAATCATCACAACAGCCCCGTCTCAGCTTCTCCAGTATTTCGGATGATAACCCAGTTTCATGCAACTCGACCACGCCTCAAGGCTATTCCCTTGCAGCGAGTAAACAGATGGTGGGGatctttttgtgtgtgtgggTTAGAGATGATCTCCGGAAACGTATTACCAACCTCAAGGTTTCATGCGTTGGTCGTGGCATCATGGGATATCTTGGAAACAAG GGCTCGATATCTATCAGCATGTCAGTGCATGAGACGAGTCTATGTTTTGTTTGTACGCATCTTACGTCTGGAGAAAAAGAAGGCGACGAGGTCAGAAGAAACTTAGATGTGACCGAGATATTAAAGAGGACAAGATTTTCGCGCTCTTCTAAAGATTCTCGACCCGAGACAATAATGGACCATGA TAAGGTAATATGGCTAGGCGATTTGAATTATCGGCTAAGGGCCAGCAGTGACGTGCATGAACAGCTTAATAATAATGATTGGGAAGCACTTCTAGAGAAAGATCAg CTAAAGATAGAACAAAGAGCTGGTAGAGTTTTTCAAGGATGGGAAGAAGGAAGGATTTATTTTGCGCCAACATATAAGTACCTTATAAATTCTGATAATTACGTTGCCCAAACCGAAAAATCAAAGGAAAAGCGCAGAACACCAGCTTG GTGTGATCGAATATTGTGGAAAGGTGACGGGATGAAACAAATTTGGTACACAAGGGGAGAGTCAAGATTCTCGGACCACAGACCGGTTCAATCTCTATTCTCGGTTCATATCGATTTAActctaaatcaatcaaaccGGAAAACTAAACCGAACAACCAGAACCATCGTCCAAACCCGGTGTTGCCATACACATGCCACGGGAAAGTCCAGGCTGAAGAGATCTTATTGCTCACACGAGCACAAAGTTGTATAGACACACAACCTAGACTCATATCATCTGTTTCTTGA